In a single window of the Flavobacterium sp. W4I14 genome:
- a CDS encoding FlaA1/EpsC-like NDP-sugar epimerase (product_source=COG1086; cath_funfam=3.40.50.720; cog=COG1086; pfam=PF02719; superfamily=51735), whose translation MDILNLIGRKNELFSDDINRYEKELAREVSGSRFLVIGGAGSIGQAVTKEIFKRHPLKLHVVDISENNMVELVRDIRSSFGYIDGDFQTFALDIGSIEYDAFIAADGKYDYVLNLSALKHVRSEKDPFTLMRMIDVNIFNTEKTINQSILKGAKKYFCVSTDKAANPVNMMGASKRIMEMFLMRKSQEIAISTARFANVAFSDGSLLHGFNQRIQKRQPIVAPNDIKRYFVIPKESGELCLMSCIFGENRDVFFPKLSEHLHLITFADIAIKFLNNLGYEPHLCATEEEARRLMASLPEQGKWPCLFTASDTTGEKDFEEFFTSNEKLDMERFTNLGVIKHDPIFDREQLDYFTNKIAAYKNDRKWLKEDIVSLFHDMIPDFGHKETGKYLDAKM comes from the coding sequence ATGGATATATTAAATTTAATAGGTCGTAAAAATGAACTTTTTAGTGATGATATCAATCGTTACGAAAAAGAATTAGCCCGGGAAGTCAGCGGTTCACGATTTTTGGTGATTGGTGGCGCAGGTTCAATAGGCCAGGCGGTTACTAAAGAAATTTTTAAGCGGCATCCACTTAAACTCCATGTGGTTGATATAAGTGAGAATAATATGGTGGAGTTGGTGCGTGATATCAGAAGCTCATTTGGCTATATTGATGGCGATTTTCAAACTTTTGCTCTGGATATTGGATCTATTGAATATGATGCGTTTATAGCGGCAGATGGTAAATATGATTATGTATTAAATTTATCCGCATTAAAACATGTTAGAAGTGAGAAAGATCCTTTTACATTGATGAGAATGATTGATGTAAATATTTTTAATACTGAAAAAACTATTAATCAATCTATACTAAAAGGTGCAAAAAAATATTTTTGTGTATCTACAGATAAAGCAGCGAACCCTGTTAACATGATGGGCGCATCTAAGCGCATTATGGAAATGTTTTTAATGCGCAAAAGTCAGGAAATAGCTATTTCTACAGCGCGTTTTGCAAATGTTGCATTTTCAGACGGCTCCTTGCTGCATGGTTTTAATCAACGTATTCAGAAGAGGCAGCCAATAGTTGCCCCGAATGATATTAAACGATATTTCGTTATACCTAAAGAATCTGGTGAACTTTGTTTAATGTCTTGTATTTTTGGTGAGAATAGAGATGTCTTTTTTCCTAAATTAAGTGAGCACCTACATTTAATCACTTTCGCAGATATTGCCATCAAATTTTTAAATAATTTAGGTTATGAACCTCATCTGTGTGCTACAGAGGAAGAAGCCCGAAGGCTGATGGCATCTTTGCCAGAGCAGGGTAAATGGCCTTGTTTGTTTACAGCTAGTGACACCACAGGAGAAAAAGACTTTGAAGAGTTTTTTACTTCGAATGAAAAGCTCGACATGGAAAGGTTTACCAATTTGGGTGTAATTAAACACGATCCAATATTTGATAGGGAACAGCTGGATTACTTCACAAACAAGATTGCTGCTTATAAAAATGATAGGAAGTGGTTAAAGGAAGATATCGTATCGCTATTTCACGATATGATTCCTGATTTCGGACATAAAGAAACCGGTAAATATTTAGATGCAAAAATGTAG
- a CDS encoding hypothetical protein (product_source=Hypo-rule applied; pfam=PF02706; superfamily=101112; transmembrane_helix_parts=Outside_1_32,TMhelix_33_52,Inside_53_334,TMhelix_335_352,Outside_353_361): protein MTNESQQINTGEVNLKELILKIREWWNYLVSKWFIILLSGLVGGVLGFCYTFTKKPIYTATTTFVLEDEKSGGGLGNLMGLASVAGVDLGGTGGGIFQGDNILQLYKSRTMIQKTLLTKVVDNGQPQLLVDRYILINKLKEDWKNKPKLLALNFSNLLDQKADKDRRIADSLLRDIVNDIDKDYLVVSKPDKKVSTIQVDVKSKDEFFAKAFNDELVKNVNDFYITTKTKKTTQNVKILQQKADSVRAVMNGEIYTATAVLDATPNLNPTRQVQRVAPAQKAQFSAETNKAILGEMVKNLEMTKMSLLREAPLIQVIDQPIFPLRKDKLGKAKAIVIGGILAGFLICFLLIFKRTLKLILS from the coding sequence ATGACTAACGAAAGTCAACAAATTAATACTGGAGAAGTAAACTTAAAAGAACTTATCCTTAAAATACGAGAATGGTGGAATTATCTTGTTTCAAAATGGTTTATTATTTTGCTTTCAGGACTTGTTGGAGGAGTTTTAGGGTTTTGTTATACATTTACTAAAAAACCGATATACACTGCAACTACCACTTTTGTATTAGAAGATGAAAAGTCTGGTGGCGGCTTAGGAAATTTAATGGGACTGGCATCTGTAGCTGGGGTGGATTTAGGAGGAACAGGGGGGGGCATCTTTCAAGGAGATAATATTCTCCAGCTTTATAAATCAAGGACCATGATTCAAAAGACTTTGCTAACAAAGGTTGTTGATAATGGACAACCGCAGCTATTGGTTGATCGATATATCTTGATCAATAAATTGAAGGAAGATTGGAAGAATAAACCCAAACTACTGGCCTTGAATTTTTCAAATTTATTAGATCAGAAAGCGGATAAAGATCGTCGAATTGCAGATAGTCTGTTAAGAGATATCGTTAATGATATTGATAAAGATTACTTAGTGGTCTCAAAGCCAGATAAAAAGGTTAGTACTATTCAAGTAGATGTAAAATCTAAGGATGAATTTTTTGCTAAGGCTTTTAACGACGAATTGGTGAAAAATGTCAATGACTTTTATATAACTACTAAAACAAAAAAGACTACTCAAAATGTAAAGATTTTACAGCAAAAGGCAGATTCTGTAAGAGCGGTAATGAATGGGGAAATATATACAGCCACTGCTGTTTTGGATGCTACTCCCAATTTGAATCCAACACGTCAGGTTCAACGGGTTGCTCCTGCGCAAAAGGCACAGTTTTCTGCTGAAACAAATAAAGCAATTTTAGGTGAGATGGTTAAAAACTTAGAGATGACTAAAATGTCGTTACTTAGAGAGGCTCCACTTATACAGGTGATTGACCAACCTATTTTCCCATTAAGGAAGGATAAATTAGGCAAGGCAAAGGCAATCGTTATCGGAGGAATTTTGGCGGGGTTTCTAATCTGCTTCTTGTTAATTTTTAAAAGAACTTTAAAACTTATTCTAAGCTAA
- a CDS encoding protein involved in polysaccharide export with SLBB domain (product_source=COG1596; cath_funfam=3.10.560.10,3.30.1950.10; cleavage_site_network=SignalP-noTM; cog=COG1596; pfam=PF02563,PF10531; superfamily=142984; transmembrane_helix_parts=Outside_1_797,TMhelix_798_820,Inside_821_821), whose amino-acid sequence MKQSIKLFLSLIVLSLFIHLQSVAQNYSNVKVDELSDAQILQMIQKAESAGYNDSQLEQMAAAQGMKADEVQKLRARVAKVRKQGSAVQVEQQQIVTGREMSETTAGGEINNEKKEGDSEIGPKIFGSELFRNGNITFEPNLRMATPKGYVIGPDDKLIVDLTGDNEASYNLEVSPEGIINLQYVGRIAVGGLTIDQATSKIRTAMGKTYPALRSGRTNLAINLGNIRSIKVIMTGYVTKPGTYTLPSLATVYNALYASGGPAQNGSFRKIQIIRNNKVIATLDVYNFLLKGIQQTNIRLQDQDVINVPVYDDRVEVSGEVKRAALYEVVKGETLKDVIDFAGGFTTQAYTAKIKAFQNTDRDRKINDIASADFSSYIPKNGDKYVVEAILGRFANRVEILGSVFRPGVYELDQGLTLRGLINKADGLTEDAFLNRGYINRLNPDNTQALISFDVAKIIAGTQADITLQREDKITISSIFDLRDEYQVSIQGEVRVPGSFQYADGMTLESVIQLAGGFKEGATPNRIEISRRVRNSEATSPTAQTAEVFIVNVNEALKLEGEPFVIKPFDIVSVRNAEGYAIQKQVKLEGEVVYPGIYTIVNKNERISDLIRRAGGLTSSAYADGASLKRPGAEKVNPKDKNAINNKEEEDKKFLNLKRAQEAGARDTVAAEIEQKLIQSDLVGINLERILKEPLSKFDLIVLDGDIIRVPRTLQTVKVTGEVLNPNSIVYLPGKSLKQYINGAGGFTDNARRGGVYVKYANGAAAGVSKFLFFNNNPVIKPGAEILVPKRAQKERLSAQSWIGIGTAVASLGAIIVSLLR is encoded by the coding sequence ATGAAACAAAGCATTAAATTATTTCTATCCCTTATTGTTCTCAGTCTATTTATTCATCTTCAATCTGTTGCACAAAATTATTCAAATGTGAAGGTTGATGAATTATCAGATGCCCAAATTTTGCAGATGATTCAAAAGGCAGAGTCTGCTGGTTACAATGATTCTCAGTTGGAGCAAATGGCTGCTGCTCAAGGCATGAAAGCCGATGAAGTTCAGAAATTGAGGGCACGTGTGGCTAAAGTACGAAAACAGGGCTCAGCCGTTCAAGTTGAACAACAGCAAATTGTAACTGGTAGAGAAATGAGCGAAACTACTGCAGGTGGCGAGATCAATAACGAAAAAAAAGAAGGAGACAGCGAAATTGGGCCAAAAATATTTGGTTCAGAGCTCTTTAGAAATGGGAACATCACTTTCGAACCCAACCTAAGAATGGCTACCCCAAAAGGTTATGTAATTGGTCCTGATGATAAATTGATCGTTGATCTCACAGGCGATAACGAAGCCAGTTACAATTTAGAGGTAAGCCCGGAAGGTATAATCAACCTACAATATGTTGGGCGCATTGCTGTTGGTGGATTAACCATTGATCAAGCTACTTCCAAAATTCGTACAGCGATGGGAAAAACTTATCCAGCTTTAAGATCAGGACGAACTAATCTAGCCATTAATCTGGGAAATATTCGGAGTATTAAGGTGATTATGACTGGTTACGTTACAAAACCAGGCACTTACACTTTACCTTCATTGGCTACGGTTTATAATGCATTATATGCATCGGGGGGGCCAGCTCAGAACGGCTCGTTTCGAAAAATTCAGATTATTCGAAATAATAAGGTCATTGCTACTTTAGATGTTTATAATTTTTTATTAAAAGGTATTCAGCAGACAAATATTCGTTTACAGGATCAGGATGTGATTAATGTACCGGTATACGATGATCGGGTGGAAGTTAGCGGGGAAGTGAAAAGGGCCGCACTTTACGAGGTGGTAAAAGGCGAAACCTTGAAGGATGTGATCGATTTTGCGGGTGGCTTCACTACCCAAGCTTATACTGCCAAGATCAAAGCTTTTCAAAATACGGATCGTGATCGTAAAATTAACGATATCGCATCAGCTGATTTCTCAAGTTATATACCTAAAAATGGCGATAAGTATGTAGTGGAAGCTATTTTGGGGCGTTTTGCTAATCGCGTTGAGATTTTAGGATCGGTATTTAGACCCGGTGTTTATGAGTTAGATCAAGGCTTAACGCTTCGGGGCCTTATTAACAAAGCTGATGGTTTGACAGAAGATGCCTTTTTAAATCGCGGATATATTAATCGTTTAAATCCAGATAACACACAAGCACTTATTTCGTTTGATGTAGCTAAGATTATTGCCGGTACACAAGCTGATATTACACTACAACGAGAAGATAAAATTACCATCTCATCTATTTTTGACTTAAGAGATGAATACCAGGTGAGTATTCAGGGTGAAGTTCGTGTGCCAGGAAGCTTTCAATATGCAGATGGTATGACCTTAGAATCTGTGATTCAATTGGCCGGAGGCTTTAAAGAAGGTGCCACACCGAATAGAATTGAGATATCAAGAAGGGTTAGAAACAGCGAAGCTACTTCGCCTACAGCGCAAACTGCTGAAGTTTTTATCGTGAATGTTAATGAGGCTTTGAAGCTGGAGGGTGAGCCCTTTGTAATTAAACCCTTTGACATTGTATCTGTAAGAAATGCAGAAGGATATGCGATACAGAAGCAGGTTAAATTGGAGGGTGAGGTAGTATATCCTGGGATCTACACTATTGTGAATAAAAACGAACGGATTTCTGACCTCATTCGTCGTGCGGGTGGCTTAACTTCATCTGCTTATGCTGATGGAGCATCATTAAAAAGGCCCGGCGCAGAAAAGGTAAATCCTAAAGATAAAAACGCAATTAATAACAAAGAGGAAGAGGATAAAAAATTCTTAAATCTTAAAAGAGCGCAAGAAGCTGGTGCTAGGGACACGGTCGCCGCAGAAATTGAGCAAAAATTGATTCAGAGTGATTTGGTAGGAATTAATTTAGAAAGAATTTTAAAAGAGCCACTTTCTAAATTCGATCTCATCGTATTGGATGGTGATATTATTCGAGTGCCACGCACGCTGCAAACGGTTAAGGTAACCGGAGAGGTTTTAAATCCCAATAGCATTGTTTATTTGCCAGGAAAAAGTTTAAAACAATATATTAATGGTGCCGGTGGATTTACAGACAATGCTCGAAGAGGTGGGGTATACGTTAAATATGCAAATGGAGCAGCAGCAGGGGTAAGTAAGTTTTTGTTCTTTAATAATAACCCAGTCATAAAACCTGGTGCGGAAATATTAGTTCCTAAAAGAGCTCAGAAAGAAAGGTTATCTGCGCAAAGCTGGATTGGAATCGGAACAGCAGTAGCATCCCTTGGAGCTATCATAGTTAGTCTATTACGTTGA